The nucleotide sequence GATGCCTTCCAAAAGGCTTCTATGTAGCTTGTGATGAACTTGTGGCATCtgaatttcttcaaattttagtTAGCCTGGCAAATAGTGTGGTTTGTAATAAGTGTTTCCCCTTTGGTACTCTGGCAATGTTCTGTTTAATCTCTAAGGGAATAAACTACTGCTCGGCACTGAGATTAATCCATTATAGTGGTTTACAAACTTTCACTGGAATAGATGGTACCACACTGTTTTCCTGCATCTTGTAGCATCTACAGTGCTCAAAGGCCTGTTTGCTGACAGCATGCATTTGCATCTTGAACCAGGTACTGATTTTGGTATTATTGGATCTTCCTGGACTTCTGTTTTTCTCTACATACACACTTCTTGTGCTATTTTGGGCAGAGATATATCACCAGGCAAGTAGAGttcttttgattatttttctactAAGGGTATtggtatttaaaatttgtaaggCTAATCCCTCACTTTGGTGAGCTACACATGCTTGTGAATGTGCTTTTATCCAGACTCAGGCAGAAATCCTGACACTTTCATCCATATTAATGGGCAGGCAAGAAGTTTACCAACAGACAAGCTCcggattttttatatttcaattaatgCGGCAATATACTTTATACAGGCATGCTTCATCTCTCATACTCTACCATACAGCAGGAccttcatataaaaaaaatattaactggTCAATTCTAAGGATCTCTGGTATCATCTTTTAAACAGTTCTCTTTTGTtggtactctctctctctctctctctctctctctctatatatatatatatatatagtggaaAGAGGAATGGATATGAGATTTCTGGGAGACTTTCAAATAGAAGCTTTCATTGGTAGAGTTTGGACCAGAGAGAGGAGACACAACCATTTAGTTTTCTATCCAAATCCAGAACTCTTTTCCAATTAAATGTTTCCATAACTTGTTCAGTATAATAGACCAGCAAATCTCATTCATCAATCTAGACACTAAAGATTCTGCTTGAGTGGTGCACTATTTGGTTCTCCATTCCAGGAGGCATGCTGTGAATTCCTCTCCTGCCTGGTCTAGGCAGGAGGTAATGGAGGTGTGGTCTGAGGTTCCAACCTCCTAGCATATACAGCCTCCACTAATTTTGGACCTCTgggaaaacaatattttatattttatgtttgtgcTGGATTATTTTAAGTGAAACCTTACAAAAAAAGGTGCTGGAATCAGGTTTGTATCTGGATATACCTCTGGATAGATGACAACAGCGTTGTGGAATTCATTGGAAGTATATTTATGGCAGGTTAGGTGTTGTAACTTGCATCTATATATTCTATgcattcattttcatttcatttttggaaattGAGGCTGAAGTTGTCATCtctctttgatttattataatactaactttcctcatatttttccagTGATATCTTTTATAGCCGCGCTAGGTTTCTTGCTGTATGGAGGAAGGTGAGTCTTGTGAATCATTTTAATAGACTACTATTACTTAAGTAGTATCTCACGCAACCTAGATTATCTTAAGCCACTGGTATGTTATGCATGGTTGTAACTCTGTTTTTCTTGGGTATGTCATCTCCAATTCTTCCAGATTATTTTTCATGCTGAGACGCTTCCCAATTGAGtccaaaggaagaagaaaaaagctTCATGAGGTTTGTGCTTGTTTACTATAGTTTATCTGTTATATATTAACATAGCGGCTAGATTTATTGCTCATTGATGGATCTGCACATTACTTGAATTTTCTTCAATAGCATGAACCTGAATTTTCTACTATAAGTTCATTGAGTTtggaatattttgatttatcataGAATAATACAATCCATTTACAtagatatatatgtatgtacATGTAGTATCTGCATGCATGCGCCTCTACaatatgtttttgtttattataatataGTGTTACACACCAGTATGAAAGTATGTGGATTTTGAAGCACATCTTGAATCAGAGTATGTGAGGTCTTCATTGGCCTTATATGATTAGCATCTGCCTTGGACTAAAAATTGGCATTTTTCTCAATGGATTAATCTCTGATATTCCTTGATCATTTACAATTTAAATAGGACACCACTTTGCAAGTTTTTCAATCGTGCACTGATTGTTTTCTTGATATTGATTGTTGCAGGTTGGATCTGTTACTGCCATATGTTTCACCTGCTTTCTTATAAGATGCTTTGTGGTAAgcttcaaacttaattttttactagttttttcaagaaaaacctTTCTCGTTCTTGCTACTGAGTTTTTCTAGAGTGCTGAAAGAAAGTAGTCTTTTGACTCTTTTCTATCAGTCCTATTTGATGGCATGAATCCTGATCGTccctaaaaacaaattaatgatttattttactAGTATATCTTGAGGAAATACCCCCTCTCCCTACCCACTCTCCCTACCCAAAAtacacataaaagaaaaagaaaccacAGATGAGGAGTGGAGTTGAATCTTGTTTAGTTTTCAAGCAACAGTTTTGATGGGATCGCAAACAAATCCTGAAACTTGAGCTAGTCACTTCTATctcaaaaataattaccaaaattgaaaatttcaaaatcgcCAATACCAAAATAGGGATTCTTTAGAGTacgtttgagagtgattttagaaagcgtttctaacatttctaacacttgaataataaaaattttcaagtattagaaatattaaaagcgcttcctagaatcactgtcaaacgagCTCTTAATGTATTTGATCAGTAGTTTGAATCACATAGAAATTAGAGTGAATTAGATATAAAGTCAAGACCAGAGGATATGTTGCAAGGTTGAGACAAATGAGGAATTTCTGATTTCACCACATATCAGTGTTCCAGTAGGAACTTTGATTTAAACAATTATCTACTTTAGACGTTCACATTAATTGGTACTGTGTGAAGAAGACTTGGGCCTCTTGCCGTCTTGCGTATAAGAGGATTGTGACATGGCTGAATCTTATTAGGTCTTGCTGCTGTCCTAAACATACGTGGAGTTTCTATACatgattttaacaaattttcaaaactgcAGGTTGTTTTATCTGCATTTGATTCAGATGCATCACTTGATGTCTTGAGCCATCCGATCTTGAACTTGATCTACTACATGGTATTCTTCTAATCTCGTTGCTTGCAAACTTCCCTCTAGTCAGCATCTTGTACctttcttttaacttttgaattactatttacttaaaaaaaacagCTGGTTGAGATCTTACCATCGGCTCTTGTGCTCTACATCCTGCGGAAGCTGCCTCCCAAGAGAATATCAGCCCAATATCACCCCATCCGTTAGAGCAGTGCATCTTCATCCCAACATTGTTATTCTTTTCCCCCTAGAAGTGTCGGTTTTTCATGGTCCCAGAGTTAGTTGCTACTGGAGTTGAGAAAGAGAACCAGAGCCAGAAAAAACAGTCCAGATGTATTATTCTGGTACGGCTCACAACGTCGGAAATTCTTTTTGGCATGTACATTATACATTGTTCTTTGCAGTTTGATCTGGGAGATGATTTGAATTGATTCCATCATGGGTGATTAATCCACCATGTAATCCTTGGCATGCGGTTTCATTTGGTCAAGAACACGTTAGAAAGGAAATTTTCCTGTAATTCAATTGTGGTAGGCGTCGGTTGATGTTTGTTTGTAGGGTTCAACATCATGTTGTGTGCTTAAGGTGGTCtcatataaaaatgtatttatttttttatttgctggTAACCGTGTTACATATTCAGTATAAATGGCAATCTTGGGATTACCCAGTTTTGTTTTCggtattatttttcttcatcgAATTAGTAATTGGTCAGCGGCTACCAACTCAGAAACAAATTAGAAAAGGAACAAAAGagacaaagaaaatgaatttctgCGGTATGCTTGCCTAAGTTTCTTTTCATAACAATTGAATAGAAGCCATCCTATATACCAAACTAGAAACCTGCCAGTCAAAAGGGAATTGAATTACAAAACTCATCTCCAAACCCACACCTAGAATAGCATAATCACATATAAGTTAACCCGATATGTAGTCGACCACATAACGACTTCATAATGTGACCATGATTGCTATGCTGTTGAGAGTATATACTTtcataagaagaaaaaagggtaAAGTCACGCAGAGTTTGGCCCTCCAGCTGTTTTCAGAGGTAGAGCAATATAGGGAAAAGCCCAAGCCCTTCCCCACCATGGTGGTGCTGATTAGTCTTGGTGAGCTCCCTCTGCAACTGGGGGCGCGAATCTCATGTTTGGATTCCGCGGAACGACGATGGCCTCATCTGCAAACATTGCTTTAATGAACTGTGGAGTTCTTAGGGGCCGACGACCTGTCATTCGCGGATACACATCTTCAAGAAAATAGTAGGCATGACCAGCAATCATACCCAACAAATGAACCACAAATAGGTCTTCAGTTCAACATGAGAATTTGGGCTATTAACAACAGCAAAACACAAGTTTCAGATTTAATTGAAAttgttatgaaaaaaaacataccAACAAATCAACCCAAGCACTGGCACCAACAAGGACAGAGAACCCCAAAAGAACCTGCAGGACAAACAAGAATGAAGTCAAACATCACATTGGTTGGAAGACCATTTGAGATAAACCCGAAGCCATAATATCAACTATGAAATTACAGTCATGGTTTGTAAGAGTATAAGGCAaccaaataatacaaataaaattactCCAGAAtacaatctaaaaaaatttctgCAAATTCAGATCTTTGCTCACAGAGACAGGAGCTGGCACTAATCAAATCCAATATAATCTATTAAGGCACACTCTTGTTCCTATactctttgtttatttatttatgtatctTTGAGTTAAAGGCAATATGGTTTGGGTTCCCATGGAGAatcctaagggcttggccatggaaggttcattaattataaaaaaaaaatggtttgtgcaTCCAtggtttatttttttgtaagcATGTCAAGGGAATCACAGAGAAAAGAAGTAAAAACCCCCCACTTGTGGCAGGACCGATGCTTTATCTTATTAAGGACTCTCTTAGTGGAACAgctaagggtttgtttggaaaagttttttttttttttttttcataagagaATGTATGGAAAGTGCAAAAACTCACAAGAACACACTGGAAGTATACAATGAGCttgtttggaattttagaaacaattctcaattattttcaagaacaaaattttgtatGGAAACTCAAATATGCAAAATAgttttctcaatttattctCTAGAAAGTTTTGTGCACTTCAATACAATATgaaatttctcaatttattttctataaagttTTGTGCACTTCGATACAATAAGAAATTTCCCAAAGTACTCCCtatgactatgtttggtttcaaaaaaatttgagggaaaatgcaagggaaaaaaaatagaaaggaagagaagaaggaaagaaaaaaataaagaaaattaaaaatagatttaaagtcaataaattattttatatgtcatttcaaactcatttcacttattttaactcttccatataaagattaaataatttaaaaatgcataactttttaactaattttaattatatttgaatttctttgatattttttataatacaatcaaacacgagaaaatcattttctttaacacttTTTTCTCTACGTAGTATCTTTCGGGAACCAAACTTTAACTTATAATTTCAATTGTTTCTCATAACACTCTACAAAAACACTTGAAAACACCTCAAATCTATTTTAAAACACACCCTGTTTCGAGAATGAATTTTCAGATACTGTTTCCTCTAAATTTTTTTGCCAAATGTGTgttttagaaaatggtttttaaaaacagtttccTAACAGtactaagagtgtgtttggcagcgattttaggaagtgtttctagtatttctaacacttgaaaacttttatctttcaagtattaaagatgatagaaacacttcctaaaatcattgtcaaacatactctaaaaGTGCGTTTGGTAatcattttagaaaacgtttataacatttctaatacttgaataatacaaatttttagGTGTTAAAAAAGGTTAGAAACACCTTTTAAAATTACAGCCAAATGAGTGttaagagtgcgtttggtagtgattataggaagtgtttttaggcTTTATAATGCTTGGAAATTTTTATCCTTCAAGTATTATAAAGTCCAGAAACACTTCCTATAAACACTACCAAATGCACTCTAAGCAAGAACTGTGCCCAATAAGTTATTACCATGAAGCTCAAAAGAACAACCTACCAATTGAAAATGGATGGCAAAACAAATTTGTTCTCAAGCTTTTttgtattcatttatttattccagGGTAGGCAACCTTTCTTTCTTGCCCCTTTTCCAGCTTTTTCCAGATATTGAAGCTGGATAATTTCGTATAAGTAAAGATTCCTAGAATAAATTTATAACGTTACTCACTACACATAAATTCAGGATTTTGACAAAAGAGTGCATATTCAAGTAAATTTCTGAACAGTGAAAGAACACTAAAAATGGCAAGTATACAGTATATGGGAATAGAATAGTTTGAAAAggtagaataataaaaaattgaagctCACTCACCCATGGAAGGTAGGCTGCTGTGAAGGTAAAGAGGCCCAAGAAACTCATATGGATAAAAGGATTTTGCTTGCTCCACACATAAACCTGTACAACAGGCAAAACAGAGTAACAAGACATCCAAAACAGTTGTTGCCCAATGACTGTAACCAATAAAACATCTTCTATGTGTGagcaaagaaaaattaactAACCATCATGAATGTCAATGAATTGCTCAGGAATATAATTTTTGCGAATGACTCTGATACATATGGTATCATCCCCCCAATGAGAACAATCCCCGTTAAAACAGTGGCACCAAATAAGAGCATGTAAAAGAAATCGGCGGTCCTTCCCCTGAAAGAGTTCTCTTCAAGAAGTTTGCAGTATCGAGCAAGAAAGAACATGTGGAACAGAAAGTCCAAATCTGgcataatgaaaatgaaaccaTATTAGATGTCAAGTGTTGAATGAACAAGAACTAAGTTAAGTCAGAATTCAATGGatcaatataattataaatatggaaatggatatcttgatgaaaaaaaaaaaacgaatgtGCCTCTTTTGAACTGGTATGCCAATACAGTTAAAGAAATCCTATTATCTTGGCAAGGAAgatttgtggggaaaaagagagaaaaggtttGGAGAACTGCCCattatgccttttttggacTAATTGGCAGGATAGTAACCACATAACCATTGAAGGGCTGGAGCATCATTTCAATCTCTTAAAGCCTCTCTTGTTTAAACCATGTTCCTTTGGTGCCATCCATTCATGGATGT is from Vitis riparia cultivar Riparia Gloire de Montpellier isolate 1030 chromosome 10, EGFV_Vit.rip_1.0, whole genome shotgun sequence and encodes:
- the LOC117923669 gene encoding tobamovirus multiplication protein 1, which produces MREMPLGLDSLTRFIALASSWWDKINDSATWQDGIFYALCGAYALVSSVALIQLIRIELRVPEYGWTTQKVFHLMNFIVNGVRAIVFGFHKQVFVLHPKVLILVLLDLPGLLFFSTYTLLVLFWAEIYHQARSLPTDKLRIFYISINAAIYFIQVCIWIYLWIDDNSVVEFIGSIFMAVISFIAALGFLLYGGRLFFMLRRFPIESKGRRKKLHEVGSVTAICFTCFLIRCFVVVLSAFDSDASLDVLSHPILNLIYYMLVEILPSALVLYILRKLPPKRISAQYHPIR
- the LOC117923670 gene encoding derlin-2.2; translated protein: MAQVVEEWYKQMPIITRSYLTAAIVTTIGCSLDIISPYNLYLNPKLVVKQYEVWRLITNFLYFRKMDLDFLFHMFFLARYCKLLEENSFRGRTADFFYMLLFGATVLTGIVLIGGMIPYVSESFAKIIFLSNSLTFMMVYVWSKQNPFIHMSFLGLFTFTAAYLPWVLLGFSVLVGASAWVDLLGMIAGHAYYFLEDVYPRMTGRRPLRTPQFIKAMFADEAIVVPRNPNMRFAPPVAEGAHQD